The following nucleotide sequence is from Cytophagia bacterium CHB2.
GAAAGGCATTTATGCTTGCCCCGTGATTTCTCAAGAGGAAGTCGCCCGGGGCATTTTTTTAATGCGACTCCGCGCACCGGAGATTGCTGCTGCCGTGCTGCCCGGGCAGTTTGTCAATATTCAAGTACAGGCGCAATCTGCCGGCCCAATCTCACCATTGCTACGCCGGCCCTTCAGTGTTTGCCAGGTTGATCGCGCTGAGGGCAGCATTGCCATTCTTTGGAAAATTGTCGGCCAGGGCACACGCATACTGGCGTCGCATCACCCCGGCGCGGTGTTGAGCGTGATTGGCCCACTTGGCAACGGTTATCAACTTCCAACGAACGTTGCGCGCCCGGCATTAGTGGCGGGCGGCTTGGGCATCGCGCCCATGCCGCTGCTTGCGGTTTTCTTGCAGCAACGCGGTTTTGCATTTGATGCGCTGCTCGGCGCGCGCACAAAGGCTGAGTTGTGGGGTGAAAACGAACTGAGCGCCTGCGGTGGCCGCGTCACGTGTGCAACCGATGATGGCAGCGCCGGGCAACATGGTTTTGTTACCGATTTGTTGCAAAATTGGCTGCAGCGCAGCGAAGAAACGCCGGCGCGCCGGATATTTGCTTGTGGTCCCATGCCAATGTTGCAGCGGGTTGCTGAAATTTGCCGGCGCGCCAACGTCGTCGCGCAAGTCGCGATCGAAACCATTATGGGATGCGGCTTCGGAATTTGCATGGGCTGCAATACCGAGCCGGCGGAAGGCGTGCAAAACGCCGGAAGATATTTGCTTGCGTGTATTGACGGTCCGGTGTTCGAATCCAATAAAATCCGCTATGAATCCGTTGCGCATTAAAATCGGCCAGGTAGA
It contains:
- a CDS encoding dihydroorotate dehydrogenase electron transfer subunit → MTVTSAKGIYACPVISQEEVARGIFLMRLRAPEIAAAVLPGQFVNIQVQAQSAGPISPLLRRPFSVCQVDRAEGSIAILWKIVGQGTRILASHHPGAVLSVIGPLGNGYQLPTNVARPALVAGGLGIAPMPLLAVFLQQRGFAFDALLGARTKAELWGENELSACGGRVTCATDDGSAGQHGFVTDLLQNWLQRSEETPARRIFACGPMPMLQRVAEICRRANVVAQVAIETIMGCGFGICMGCNTEPAEGVQNAGRYLLACIDGPVFESNKIRYESVAH